One Helianthus annuus cultivar XRQ/B chromosome 7, HanXRQr2.0-SUNRISE, whole genome shotgun sequence genomic region harbors:
- the LOC110899464 gene encoding WEB family protein At3g51220 translates to MEEGLVVKGRVEIDTRQPFKSVKEAVLLFGEKVLVREVYAQKLKEMGSERENNQHAKTIVVEEKKQTLESSNDEAKLMAYYLMSLKQQLEETKSELNQLRSTREPYPSNHITPVPEIEEIKFMENSKPTQAKQDKHEQVDDNLFELKREDSEKFQTPPTKVIAEVPYEVPKIQERSNSSFKIKKTKKKTLIPLLSGIFSKTKG, encoded by the exons ATGGAGGAGGGTTTGGTCGTGAAAGGGAGGGTGGAAATCGATACACGACAACCGTTTAAGTCTGTGAAAGAAGCCGTTCTGCTGTTTGGAGAGAAAGTTTTAGTACGCGAGGTTTACGCACAAAAGCTCAaagag ATGGGAAGCGAAAGGGAAAACAACCAACATGCGAAAACAATCGTCGTTGAAGAGAAGAAACAAACATTAGAAAGTTCTAACGACGAGGCAAAACTAATGGCCTACTATCTTATGTCGCTTAAACAACAACTTGAAGAAACAAAATCGGAACTCAACCAATTGAGGTCGACAAGAGAACCCTATCCAAGCAATCATATAACCCCTGTCCCTGAGATAGAAGAGATCAAGTTTATGGAAAATTCGAAACCTACTCAAGCAAAACAAGATAAACACGAACAAGTCGATGATAATTTGTTCGAATTAAAACGAGAGGATTCGGAAAAGTTTCAGACTCCACCAACAAAGGTGATCGCTGAAGTACCATATGAAGTACCAAAAATACAAGAGAGAAGTAATTCATCATTCAAGATCAAGAAAACTAAAAAGAAAACTCTAATTCCATTGCTTAGTGGGATTTTCTCAAAAACTAAAGGGTAA